One genomic window of Limanda limanda chromosome 16, fLimLim1.1, whole genome shotgun sequence includes the following:
- the mphosph8 gene encoding M-phase phosphoprotein 8 isoform X1, producing MATEVKVELADSEQDEEEDVYEVERIIDMRLEEGEVLYRVRWKNYCSDDDTWEPEAHLEDCREVLLAYKKAMVEAKAKKEAEAKKSVVSPRDNQKLPSKSDVFDADSESDSDKDRPVQMPIKKKKKKKIREEEELPTKDKKKKKEKRKDEVRPLPAPETDEEEEEEAERAPTPSSPSKEKRADPKKRLLDSEEDDDELVPSKKHKKEKGKDGGKHKKEKVEEGKKKKAKKDRKIETSDEEAAAPLEDDLSDGPSESQLDDTTSRENVTKSAERLRLDDKSKLKKGKWEVKLQGLKDLVSDKKSKKPDSVLKESSLQKLKGLTSKSKEDNAPHSDSSDSSTLHKKVKTKGQESTSATLKAPSSSTSSSSSSSVSLAASTKVKEDDVAKEELLGQKDPTGSTNLFEKFLLNCEAKDRAPRRQPAHQPPVEKTSGKPSKLLGKLEKFPKPSKESPAQKPEAEKTERTKQSDGSKPSQSYGFNLDSDEREGEESTAKPRIGEDPRERRDRPEEPQRPSWERRTSTDDKRKRREDSEPRRLVTEDHKDSQEPPEDKGQATLSLGMDLNLDWMTLDDFQKHLNGEDEILSGPPLTPSELRDAVKCGDYMAVKLALNSKEDYNLDQEACTIGEKRSFEGERSLIEERSTNDALRLTANLDSSRNEECSPSIKENILQVLDCPKDVEEMLCRPAFTNSEQVTRREHESILKGGNDITEFKNNDCDSIIEHKSDVKKDRRQAEEDEMFDDTKGGSSNEMSLDAVWMLTRDDERTVIKDIADKQWSPQEANDSNDEAEDVVAGQSDCTDQAQSEMGTKEIVKRRSQRCWKTSEKKEPTRSSLRTCKKVLEATPCTVEEKREPSKKHFCLYCKMAFTQLAKHLEKKHAEETDVAHAIHFPKGSKVRQSLLDQIRNKGDYEHNCHVVKSGEGEIFSKKQVKNPTISVRDFLPCQHCFAFYRKTDLWRHERSCKARKGDQKSSERTNRVTSTAHQLLPMSEFLTGGCEEIIHIMHQDDISRHIRNDPLICKYGNALSVKYEHDKSQFAYIAQKMRELGRFVLAVNELDNSVRYLHELCLPSKFALAVEGAKRASGFDPSSSKFKTVSLVSKIGYSLKRAAEIAFGESRMTEDSDTESEVKKFIQLLDTKWSECFSRKALALSLKQDVKKVEVDKSTVTEDLMKLHRFIAGEEDEAREELKESPSMSTWKKLSEATLADVCLFNRGRVGNIGRMLLQTYTCKKSTGTFLPSADQIRKSTKLELDLGAFFTRLELEGQYGRNMLVLLTERMVLSIDLLIENRHQAGVSKTNPYLFARTEGPSFIRGLDCFRRAAVECGVRNPEALLSSSLREQIASCWQLMSLNERELDQVAKLVGKSSEECNMLSRNALQLEEVSKQLLKMDRTLPSTSPPTPTRDGTSSKPALKRRPWSEEEQAAVKRYLSDFITTMKVPGKKQCNACIASEPDLRGRSWTDVKNYVHNTLQTVRRRNNQQTSEGNVNTLNPKSRKAGVQTTKNDLEDTNDVCTLTTVDPDHLTGSSNYCMTMAPQSSTPFPQEMISTYASFSSTTTNMVHTSQSLMSTFTPLNATDTQVVPTFTPLSTTNALISSAYTSENNHILPLSSYTQNAAILQPTSVYSLHDTTGSAMIPSFSSLNPPSTSMVPTFTSLNTSSPPMIPVYSPLDDSSPIVSSFTPLNHSGTPSYPTDPPRAPTTAQVVPTILGHAVPDTAPVAQEKAPMSTKVRQTNTGEKPQKRNKRLWSEEEQAAVRRQFGDFCKLVKVPGKKDCDACLAAEPALNSRTWREVKYFVHNSIQSMKRRGHAVASKQSGGQEPETHNLNADWDGPVYLSL from the exons ATGGCGACCGAGGTGAAGGTGGAACTGGCGGACAGCGAacaggacgaagaggaggacgtGTACGAGGTGGAGCGGATCATTGACATGCGGCTGGAGGAG GGTGAAGTGCTCTACAGAGTCCGCTGGAAGAATTACTGCTCCGACGATGACACTTGGGAGCCAGAGGCTCATTTAGAGGACTGTCGTGAAGTCCTTTTAGCCTATAAGAAGGCCATGGTAGAAGCTAAGGCCAAGAAAGAAGCAGAAGCCAAGAAGAGCGTGGTAAGTCCAAGGGACAATCAG AAACTGCCTTCAAAGAGCGACGTGTTTGATGCAGACTCAGAGAGTGACAGCGACAAAGACCGCCCCGTTCAGATGCCcatcaagaagaagaaaaagaaaaagatccgggaagaagaagaattgcCTAcgaaagacaagaagaagaagaaagaaaaacgaaAGGATGAGGTGAGGCCTCTGCCTGCTCCAGAgacagatgaagaagaagaagaagaggcagagagggcCCCTACTCCATCTTCACCTTCCAAGGAGAAAAGGGCGGATCCAAAAAAGCGTCTGCTTGACTCTGAAGAGGATGACGATGAGCTTGTCCCctccaaaaaacacaagaaggaaaagggaaaagacGGAGGAAAGCATAAGAAAGAAAAGgtagaggagggaaagaaaaagaaagcaaagaagGATCGAAAGATTGAAACCTCTGATGAGGAGGCAGCTGCTCCTCTGGAAGATGACCTGAGTGATGGCCCTTCAGAGTCCCAACTGGACGACACCACATCAAGAGAGAATGTAACAAAGTCGGCTGAAAGGTTGCGTTTGGACGACAAGTCGAAACTGAAGAAGGGAAAGTGGGAAGTAAAACTTCAGGGCTTAAAGGACCTTGTCAGTGACAAAAAGAGCAAGAAGCCAGACAGCGTTCTGAAAGAGAGCAGCCTCCAAAAGCTGAAGGGCCTCACCTCAAAAAGCAAAGAGGACAATGCCCCACACTCCGACTCAAGTGATAGCTCCACCCTGCATAAGAAAGTAAAAACCAAAGGGCAGGAGAGCACGTCTGCAACACTCAAAGCCCCGTCTTCCTCCACATCGTCGTCGTCCTCATCTTCCGTTTCATTAGCCGCCAGCACCAAGGTCAAGGAGGACGATGTGGCCAAAGAGGAGTTATTGGGACAGAAGGACCCCACAGGCTCCACTAACCTGTTTGAGAAGTTCCTGTTAAACTGTGAGGCCAAGGATCGTGCCCCTCGCCGGCAGCCAGCTCATCAGCCTCCTGTAGAGAAGACCAGTGGCAAACCTTCAAAG CTACTTGGAAAACTGGAGAAGTTCCCCAAACCAAGCAAAGAGTCTCCTGCTCAGAAACCAGAGGCTGAGAAGACCGAGAGGACTAAGCAATCAGATG GGTCCAAACCAAGCCAGAGTTATGGATTCAACCTGGACAGCgatgagagggaaggagaagaaagtaCTGCAAAGCCGAGGATAGGGGAGGATCCTCGGGAGCGGAGGGATAGGCCAGAGGAGCCACAACGGCCTAGTTGGGAAAGGAGAACTTCAACTGATgataagaggaagaggagagaggacagtgagCCGAGACGCCTCGTGACTGAAGACCATAAGGACTCCCAGGAGCCGCCAGAAG ACAAGGGTCAAGCCACACTAAGTCTTGGAATGGACCTCAATCTGGACTGGATGACTCTGGATGACTTCCAGAAACATCTAAATGGAGAGGATGAGATCCTGTCAGGTCCACCATTAACACCCA GTGAGCTGCGGGATGCTGTGAAATGTGGAGATTACATGGCTGTGAAATTGGCACTTAATTCTAAGGAGGACTATAATCTTGACCAAGAG GCATGTACAATTGGGGAGAAGAGGTCATttgaaggagagaggagcttGATTGAAGAGAGAAGTACGAATGATGCTCTTAGGTTGACTGCTAACCTTGACAGTTCAAGAAATGAAGAGTGTTCCCCAAGCATTAAAGAGAACATACTACAAGTTTTGGATTGTCCAAAAGATGTCGAAGAAATGTTATGCCGCCCGGCCTTTACAAACTCAGAGCAAGTGACAAGGAGGGAACATGAAAGCATCCTAAAAGGTGGGAACGATATCACTGAATTCAAAAATAATGATTGTGATTCAATCATTGAGCACAAAAGTGACGTAAAGAAAGACCGGAGGCaagcagaggaagatgagatgTTTGATGACACGAAAGGTGGTTCATCAAATGAAATGAGTTTGGATGCGGTATGGATGCTGACAAGGGATGATGAAAGAACAGTAATAAAGGACATAGCTGACAAACAATGGTCCCCTCAGGAAGCAAATGACTCAAATGACGAGGCAGAGGATGTGGTGGCAGGTCAGTCAGACTGTACAGATCAAGCTCAATCTGAGATGGGCACAAAGGAGATTGTAAAAAGACGATCACAGCGCTGTTGGAAAACTTCAGAGAAGAAAGAACCAACGCGATCAAGTCTAAGGACCTGTAAGAAAGTGCTTGAAGCAACACCTTGCACTgtagaggagaaaagagagccATCGAAGAAGCATTTCTGTTTATATTGCAAAATGGCGTTCACCCAACTTGCAAAGCATTTGGAAAAGAAGCATGCTGAGGAAACGGATGTTGCCCATGCAATACACTTCCCCAAAGGTTCCAAAGTGAGGCAGTCTTTGCTTGACCAAATTCGCAATAAAGGAGATTATGAGCACAATTGCCATGTTGTCAAAAGTGGCGAAGGGGAAATTTTCTCTAAGAAACAGGTGAAAAATCCCACCATATCTGTTCGTGACTTCCTGCCCTGCCAGCACTGCTTTGCTTTTTACCGCAAAACAGATTTATGGAGACATGAGCGGTCATGTAAGGCCAGAAAAGGAGATCAGAAATCCTCTGAAAGGACAAATCGAGTCACCAGTACTGCCCATCAGCTGCTTCCAATGTCAGAGTTCCTAACTGGAGGCTGCGAGGAAATCATCCATATCATGCATCAAGATGACATCTCAAGGCATATAAGAAATGACCCACTTATTTGTAAATATGGCAATGCATTGTCTGTTAAGTATGAACATGACAAGTCACAGTTTGCTTATATTGCACAGAAAATGAGGGAACTGGGTAGATTTGTGCTGGCTGTAAATGAGCTTGACAACAGTGTGAGGTATTTGCATGAATTATGTCTACCATCCAAATTTGCATTGGCAGTTGAAGGGGCCAAAAGAGCTAGTGGTTTTGATCCCAGTTCCAGTAAGTTCAAAACAGTCTCCCTTGTATCAAAAATTGGCTATTCTTTGAAAAGAGCTGCAGAAATAGCTTTTGGGGAAAGCCGCATGACAGAGGACAGTGACACTGAAAGTGAAGTGAAAAAGTTCATACAGCTTCTTGATACAAAATGGAGTGAGTGTTTTTCTCGCAAAGCTCTTGCATTGTCTTTAAAACAAGACGTGAAAAAAGTTGAAGTAGACAAATCAACTGTGACAGAAGATTTAATGAAACTACATAGGTTTATCGCTGGGGAGGAAGATGAAGCCAGGGAGGAGCTGAAAGAAAGTCCTTCTATGTCAACATGGAAAAAACTCAGTGAAGCCACTCTGGCAGATGTTTGTCTGTTCAACAGAGGAAGGGTAGGGAATATTGGTAGAATGCTTTTGCAAACTTACACTTGCAAAAAGAGTACTGGAACATTTCTGCCCTCCGCTGATCAGATAAGGAAAAGCACAAAATTGGAGCTGGACCTAGGTGCCTTTTTTACAAGGTTGGAACTAGAGGGTCAGTATGGAAGAAACATGCTGGTTCTGTTAACAGAAAGGATGGTTTTGTCAATTGATTTGCTCATTGAAAATCGACACCAAGCAGGTGtttcaaaaacaaatccataCCTGTTTGCCAGGACTGAAGGTCCGTCCTTCATCAGAGGATTGGACTGTTTTCGGAGGGCTGCGGTGGAATGTGGAGTTAGAAACCCAGAGGCACTTCTGTCCTCATCATTAAGAGAGCAAATTGCCAGCTGCTGGCAGCTAATGAGCCTGAATGAACGGGAATTGGACCAAGTTGCCAAGCTAGTGGGGAAGAGCAGTGAGGAGTGTAACATGCTCTCAAGAAATGCATTGCAGCTGGAGGAAGTGAGCAAACAACTGCTCAAGATGGATCGCACACTGCCATCCACAAGTCCACCTACCCCTACAAGAGATG GAACCTCATCGAAGCCAGCTTTAAAGAGAAGACCTTGGAGCGAGGAGGAGCAAGCTGCAGTGAAGCGATATTTAAGTGATTTTATCACAACCATGAAGGTTCCCggaaaaaaacaatgcaatGCTTGCATAGCTTCTGAACCAGATCTTCGTGGAAGATCTTGGACAGACGTCAAAAACTATGTACACAACACACTACAGACAGTCCGCAGGAGAAATAACCAGCAGACGTCTGAAGGGAACGTTAACACTTTGAATCCAAAGAGTCGTAAAGCTGGAGTCCAAACCACAAAGAATGATTTGGAAGATACAAATGATGTCTGTACATTGACAACAGTGGACCCAGATCACTTGACAGGAAGTTCAAACTACTGTATGACAATGGCTCCTCAATCATCCACACCATTCCCCCAAGAGATGATTTCAACTTATGCATCCTTTAGTTCCACTACTACAAACATGGTCCATACAAGTCAATCATTGATGTCAACCTTCACACCATTGAATGCTACTGATACACAAGTAGTTCCCACATTTACGCCACTCAGCACTACAAATGCACTTATCTCTTCTGCTTACACTTCAGAGAACAACCACATTCTTCCACTATCTTCATATACACAGAATGCAGCAATTTTGCAACCCACTTCTGTGTACTCCCTACATGACACTACAGGTTCCGCAATGATTCCTTCTTTTAGTTCCCTAAATCCTCCAAGTACCTCAATGGTCCCTACGTTCACATCATTAAATACCTCAAGCCCACCTATGATTCCTGTTTACTCCCCACTCGATGACAGTAGTCCTATTGTTTCTTCCTTTACACCTCTGAACCATTCAGGTACACCATCTTACCCCACAGACCCACCTAGGGCCCCTACAACTGCACAGGTTGTCCCAACAATTCTTGGACACGCTGTTCCTGATACAGCACCAGTGGCACAGGAAAAGGCACCCATGTCTACTAAAGTAAGACAAACCAATACTGGTGAGAAACCtcaaaagagaaacaagaggtTGTGGAGCGAGGAGGAACAGGCAGCAGTGAGGCGTCAGTTTGGAGACTTCTGTAAACTGGTCAAAGTGCCAGGCAAAAAGGATTGCGACGCATGTTTAGCTGCTGAACCTGCCTTGAACAGCAGGACATGGAGGGAAGTTAAATATTTTGTACATAACTCAATTCAGTCGATGAAAAGAAGAGGGCATGCTGTTGCCTCCAAGCAAAGTGGAGGACAAGAACCAGAGACTCATAATTTGAACGCAGATTGGGATGGTCCTGTTTATCTGTCCCTGTAA